A stretch of Paenibacillus mucilaginosus 3016 DNA encodes these proteins:
- a CDS encoding ABC transporter permease, which translates to MTAVWRECLRYARIYGLFAKNSVISMMEYRVNFVFGILIELAYLCIKLSYVYVIYRIGVDIRGFSPDQILLFTGVYTVMAGLYSTFFYGNFIQLPEHIRTGSLDIMMTRPVSLQFMATLRSIDIGYSIPNLIGGVLMIVYGWRQSGIPVTAAHVAGFIGFILIGVMLTYAIFLLPQLLAFWTVKTGGVNEVSNALFDFNQMPMAIYHTAIQRAGTFLLPVFLISNLSPLYILGRMTPVYWVWGCAAPLLFLLMTRLLWRIAIRGYTSASS; encoded by the coding sequence ATGACCGCAGTATGGAGGGAGTGCCTCCGTTACGCACGGATCTACGGATTATTCGCCAAGAACAGCGTCATCTCGATGATGGAATACCGGGTTAATTTTGTCTTCGGCATCCTGATCGAGCTCGCTTACTTGTGCATCAAGCTGTCTTATGTCTATGTGATCTACCGGATCGGGGTGGACATCCGCGGCTTCTCGCCGGACCAGATCCTGCTCTTCACCGGCGTGTACACCGTGATGGCCGGTCTGTACTCCACCTTCTTCTACGGCAACTTCATCCAGCTGCCGGAGCATATCCGCACCGGCTCGCTCGATATCATGATGACCCGTCCGGTGTCCCTGCAGTTCATGGCCACGCTGCGCAGCATCGATATCGGGTATTCGATCCCGAATCTGATCGGGGGCGTGCTCATGATCGTGTACGGCTGGCGGCAGAGCGGCATTCCGGTGACGGCCGCCCATGTGGCCGGCTTCATCGGCTTCATCCTCATCGGCGTGATGCTGACCTATGCGATATTTCTCCTGCCCCAGCTGCTGGCCTTCTGGACGGTCAAGACGGGCGGGGTCAACGAGGTATCGAACGCGCTGTTCGACTTCAACCAGATGCCGATGGCGATCTATCATACCGCGATCCAGCGGGCAGGCACGTTCCTGCTGCCGGTCTTTCTGATCAGCAACCTGTCGCCGCTCTATATCCTCGGGAGAATGACTCCCGTCTACTGGGTGTGGGGCTGTGCGGCTCCGCTGCTGTTCCTGCTGATGACCCGGCTCCTCTGGCGGATCGCGATCCGGGGTTACACCAGCGCGAGCTCCTAA
- a CDS encoding ABC transporter permease, whose protein sequence is MSGAAGKYAKTFVMGLQNALEYRANFALSLLSSIFPIVVQVFLWLAVFQSAARPSVFGYTRGELIAYSILAALFGKLAAAGFEHEIAGDIKDGRLSKFVVQPIHYFLFRLCSFLGEKSIHYLVIAVLTAGVVFALRSDIQPEPMRILVCLTALILSVAINFLIFFSLSMTAFWIQEVWGIYLAFSLLANIAGGGLFPLDMFSDSVRAVLNLLPFKYIVYFPAQLLLGKVPSGDMLASVSVQLLWILVLTLVSMLLWRTGLRKYESVGG, encoded by the coding sequence ATGAGCGGAGCGGCGGGCAAGTATGCTAAGACCTTCGTCATGGGGCTGCAGAATGCGCTGGAATACCGGGCGAACTTCGCCCTCAGCCTGCTCAGCAGCATCTTTCCGATCGTGGTCCAGGTGTTCCTGTGGCTCGCGGTCTTCCAAAGCGCCGCCCGGCCTTCGGTGTTCGGCTATACCCGCGGTGAGCTTATCGCTTATTCGATTCTCGCCGCCCTGTTCGGCAAGCTGGCCGCCGCGGGGTTCGAGCATGAGATCGCAGGCGACATCAAGGACGGGCGTCTGAGCAAGTTCGTCGTGCAGCCGATCCACTATTTTCTGTTCCGCCTCTGCTCGTTTCTCGGCGAGAAGTCGATCCACTATCTCGTCATTGCCGTGCTGACGGCCGGCGTCGTCTTTGCGCTGCGGAGCGATATTCAGCCGGAGCCCATGCGGATCCTGGTGTGCCTCACTGCACTGATCCTGTCGGTCGCCATCAACTTTCTCATCTTCTTCTCGCTGAGCATGACCGCCTTCTGGATCCAGGAGGTGTGGGGCATCTATCTGGCCTTCAGCCTGCTCGCGAACATTGCGGGAGGGGGCCTGTTCCCGCTCGATATGTTCAGCGATTCGGTGCGGGCGGTGCTGAACCTGCTGCCGTTCAAGTATATCGTTTATTTTCCCGCGCAGCTTCTGCTCGGCAAGGTTCCTTCCGGCGACATGCTCGCGAGCGTCTCGGTGCAGCTGCTCTGGATCCTCGTGCTGACCCTGGTGTCCATGCTGCTGTGGCGAACTGGCCTCCGCAAATACGAGTCGGTGGGAGGGTGA